CATCGTCCGCGTGGGCAACGGCATCCCCGAACTGCAATGGAACATGATCCGGCGTCTCCGCCCGACCGTCTGCGTGTGCGTACCCTCCTTCATCCTCAAATTGATCGACTACGCCCGCGCTCAAGGCATCGATTACCGGAACTGTAGCCTCCGCCGCGCCTTCTGTGTCGGCGAAACAGTCCGCACCGACACCCACGAGCTGAACCTACTCGGCCGCAAGATTCACGATCTCTGGCCCGAGCTGTCGCTACACGTCAACTATGCCTCCACCGAGATGCAATCGTCCTTCATGGAGTGCGAACATCAATGCGGCTCGCACCACAAGCCCGACTTGACCATCGTGGAGTTTCTCGACGACGACAACCGCCCCGTCGGCCCCGACGAGCCAGGCGAGATTACCATCACCACCCTGGGCGTGGAGGGTATGCCAGTTGTCCGTTTCAAGACGGGCGACGTCTGCCGCCATTTCGAAGATCCCTGCGCCTGCGGCCGTCACTCGTTACGTGTCGGCCCGATCATCGGTCGCAAAGGGCAGATGATCAAATTCAAGGGCACAGCGCTCTATCCGGCCGCCCTCTACGACATCCTCGACAACGTGCCCGAAGTCACGAACTACATCGTCGAAGTCTACACCAACGCCATCGGCACGGACGGCATACGCATCCTGGTCGGTGCCGGCGAGTCGGCTGACGAAGGCTTCGAGAAGCGTCTCAAAGATCTCTTTCGGTCCAAAGTGCGTGTTGCGCCGGACATTGTCTTCGCGCCGGCTGAGCTGATCGCCCGCAAGCAGATGCCACCGACGAGCCGTAAGCTGATCAAGTTCATCGATTACAGAGGGGAGACCTTCGCATAGCGGCGCAACCTGCGCCGATGTCGCGGCAAATGCTTTGGGAGTTGCGCAACCTGCGCAGACGTCGCGGTAAATGCTTTGGGAGTTGCGCAACCTGCGCAGACGTCGCGGCAAATGCTTTGGGAGTTGCGCAACCTGCGCCGCTGTCTCGGCAAATGCTTTGGGATCGGCGCAACCTGCGCAGACGTCGCGGCAAATGCTTTGGGAGTTGCGCAACCTGCGCAGACGTCGCGGCAAATGCTTTGGGAGTTGCGCAACCTGCGCCGCCGTCTCGGTAAAAGCTTTGGGATTGGCGCAACCTGCGCAATGCCTGTTGCTTATTTCTTGGAGGCTTGCAAGTTCTTAGGCCGAACTCACGTTATACCCGCCGATGCAGGTAGGCCGTTTTGCCGGTTCACCGGCCACTTCTCTCTGTTAGCTTTTCATTTTCCGTCTGACGATCGCCACGCCGAGCATGATGGCGAAGAAAACGAGTGAGGCTGCGGCATAGGGGGCCACATCCGACAGTCCGCCGCCCCGTACGAAGAGCGTGTTGAAGCCTTCCAATCCCCAGTTCAGGGGTGAAATGCGGGCGACGGTGCGCATAAGGGGTGGCATGACGAACGTGGGGATCCACACGCCGCCGATGGCCGCCAAGATGACGACGGACACGGCGCCGAAGATGCTCGCCTGTTGTGCCGTGCGGGCTACACTGCCGATGGCCAAGCCGTAACCCACAGCCGACAGCGAGACGGCGATGCACATCAGGGCGAGGGCGACATGGTCGTGGCCGAGGCGGAGGGGCGGTAGGCCGAGGTGGGGCATGAGGTAGAGGCCGGTGAGGAGAAGCAGGGCGAGCTGCAAGAGGCAGACGAGGAGGTGGACGAGCACCTTGCCCGTGAGGTAGAGGGCGTAGGGACAGGGCATGGTCAGGAGGCGAGCAAAGCAGCCCGTTTCGCGCTCGCGGATCATGTTCCCGGCCAGCGAGATGACGATGAAGAAGACGGCGAACATGCTCCAGGCCGGCACGTTGTGCTGCGTAGCGTTAGGCAGCAGGTCGGTGGTGGAGGAGGTGCGGGCGTAGGACTCTTGGACCGTGATCCAGCCTTCCGTCTCCATCTCTAAATCGATGGGCATAGGGATAAGGCGGTTGACGTGACGCGAGATTTCACCGAGCAGGAGCCGATTCTGGACCGTGAGCATGTGTTCGCGGACGGCGCTGAGCAGCGTGGCCCGAAAGGACGGCTTTGCGGTCGGGTCGACCCATAGACGGATCTCAAGCGGTTGAGCCGAGAGGGTGTCTGCCTCGGATTCACTCACGCTATCCTCTTCGCCACCGAAGGCTTGTGCGACGCCTCGCGCTACGCGTTGCCGCAGACGGTCGGTGGTGCCGGACGGGATGACGACGCCGATCAGGTAATCGCCCCGCGCCACGGCCGTTTCCACCGCCTCGGCTGT
The sequence above is drawn from the Tannerella serpentiformis genome and encodes:
- a CDS encoding phenylacetate--CoA ligase family protein encodes the protein MDSVAFQYLPQAEIKAYQEQCLVETLAYVNERSPFYRRRFAEAGIDVSSIRRLEDLVRLPVTTKEDLQRHNEDFLCVPRTEILDYVTTSGTLGEPVTFADTRHDLDRLALSEYLSYEICGCRPDDVIQLMATNDRCFMAGQACLLGSFRLGSAIVRVGNGIPELQWNMIRRLRPTVCVCVPSFILKLIDYARAQGIDYRNCSLRRAFCVGETVRTDTHELNLLGRKIHDLWPELSLHVNYASTEMQSSFMECEHQCGSHHKPDLTIVEFLDDDNRPVGPDEPGEITITTLGVEGMPVVRFKTGDVCRHFEDPCACGRHSLRVGPIIGRKGQMIKFKGTALYPAALYDILDNVPEVTNYIVEVYTNAIGTDGIRILVGAGESADEGFEKRLKDLFRSKVRVAPDIVFAPAELIARKQMPPTSRKLIKFIDYRGETFA
- a CDS encoding ABC transporter permease — encoded protein: MKLAALFRKDLLLLLRDPWGLVLLFLMPWALVILMASLQDSTFRTLDEQHIPLLLLNEDADSLGNTVSRELADSHLFDITSTAPDGQPLTAEAVETAVARGDYLIGVVIPSGTTDRLRQRVARGVAQAFGGEEDSVSESEADTLSAQPLEIRLWVDPTAKPSFRATLLSAVREHMLTVQNRLLLGEISRHVNRLIPMPIDLEMETEGWITVQESYARTSSTTDLLPNATQHNVPAWSMFAVFFIVISLAGNMIRERETGCFARLLTMPCPYALYLTGKVLVHLLVCLLQLALLLLTGLYLMPHLGLPPLRLGHDHVALALMCIAVSLSAVGYGLAIGSVARTAQQASIFGAVSVVILAAIGGVWIPTFVMPPLMRTVARISPLNWGLEGFNTLFVRGGGLSDVAPYAAASLVFFAIMLGVAIVRRKMKS